The proteins below are encoded in one region of Ferrimicrobium sp.:
- a CDS encoding cytochrome c biogenesis protein CcdA — protein MGVDGSYVIAFGGGVISFLSPCVLPLVPAYLSVVSGLDAQEIASGSVLQLRKVTTSTLLFAAGFTVVFTALGLTASALGQQLARDHVAIERIGGVVLIVMALFLLVTQFLSAPQLAMERRFHPSLQRYGKFAAPVAGMAFAFGWTPCIGPILGSVLAIAATQALLVKGAILLLAYSAGLAVPFLVTGLVFSRAVGALKFLKQHTRILTIGSAVVLLVFGVVMALNDFSWITTHLQSLASAVGLSSLNRLG, from the coding sequence GTGGGAGTTGATGGGAGCTACGTGATCGCCTTCGGTGGGGGAGTGATCTCGTTTCTGTCGCCATGCGTACTACCTCTTGTCCCCGCCTATCTGTCGGTGGTGTCGGGGCTCGATGCACAAGAGATCGCCTCAGGCAGTGTTCTACAGCTTCGTAAGGTGACAACATCGACGCTCTTGTTCGCGGCTGGCTTCACGGTCGTCTTCACCGCCCTTGGACTCACCGCATCGGCGCTTGGTCAGCAACTCGCTCGCGATCATGTCGCCATCGAACGCATCGGCGGGGTTGTCCTCATCGTGATGGCGCTCTTCTTGTTAGTAACCCAGTTTCTGTCGGCCCCGCAACTCGCCATGGAGCGCCGTTTTCATCCCTCGTTGCAGCGCTACGGCAAGTTCGCTGCACCGGTGGCAGGAATGGCGTTTGCCTTTGGATGGACACCCTGCATTGGCCCCATCCTTGGCTCAGTCTTAGCGATCGCTGCTACCCAAGCACTGCTGGTCAAGGGTGCTATCTTGCTGCTCGCGTACTCGGCGGGCTTGGCGGTTCCGTTTCTAGTGACTGGGCTTGTCTTCTCCCGGGCTGTCGGGGCGCTCAAGTTTCTCAAACAACACACTCGCATTCTCACGATTGGCTCCGCTGTCGTGCTTTTGGTTTTTGGCGTCGTTATGGCGCTGAATGATTTCTCGTGGATCACCACTCACCTACAGTCGCTTGCCTCAGCCGTTGGGCTCTCGTCGCTCAACCGTCTTGGCTAG
- a CDS encoding cytochrome c oxidase assembly protein codes for MDTFHYLGLLTAWSLSPFSIAVLFFLIAITSWYLDSVIKVRAKGRKWSNARVGAFVGGAFAIEYALGGPVSVYVMHYFTAHIAQHLLLMIVAPGLLSLAAPVTLALQTSKKHTRRLIDGFLHSRFLQFLTFPLVVFVLYYGVMWWFFTSTAVGFAMAHMWLMDILNIMFFAGGVLFWWPIIGKDTILHWRLGFGGRIFSLAIGIPFETFLGITISSNKVSLAPTIYSLGDWHAGGQVLWGAGEAMTTIGLAIVIGSWIASEDRAHRRMDASTDAFPLSTRGEGMPKEYYWAQQTLSRTPVDSPMHQEALTVLKQIEREQLKQRQKTIAPPDQDVSLENARGTQANQAIAPTSSSLD; via the coding sequence GTGGATACTTTTCACTATCTGGGGTTGTTGACCGCGTGGTCGCTTAGCCCGTTCTCGATCGCCGTGTTATTTTTCCTCATTGCGATCACGTCGTGGTATCTCGACAGCGTCATCAAAGTGCGGGCGAAGGGTCGAAAGTGGTCGAATGCTCGCGTGGGAGCCTTTGTCGGCGGCGCATTTGCCATCGAGTACGCCCTTGGTGGACCGGTTTCGGTATACGTGATGCATTATTTCACTGCCCACATTGCCCAGCACCTTCTCTTGATGATCGTGGCACCGGGCCTGCTCTCACTTGCCGCTCCCGTCACGTTGGCACTGCAGACCTCAAAGAAGCATACCCGCCGACTCATCGACGGGTTCCTGCACTCGCGCTTCCTCCAGTTCCTCACCTTTCCCCTCGTGGTTTTTGTCCTGTATTACGGGGTCATGTGGTGGTTCTTCACCTCTACCGCCGTCGGCTTCGCAATGGCTCACATGTGGCTAATGGACATCTTGAACATCATGTTTTTTGCCGGTGGAGTCCTTTTCTGGTGGCCAATCATCGGCAAGGACACCATTTTGCACTGGCGCCTTGGCTTTGGGGGGAGAATCTTCTCGCTTGCGATTGGGATACCATTTGAGACGTTTCTTGGTATCACCATCAGTTCGAACAAGGTCTCCCTTGCTCCGACGATCTACTCCCTCGGCGACTGGCACGCCGGAGGGCAGGTTCTCTGGGGGGCTGGTGAAGCCATGACCACGATAGGTCTCGCGATCGTGATCGGAAGCTGGATCGCCTCCGAGGATCGCGCACACCGACGGATGGATGCGAGCACCGATGCGTTCCCTCTGTCGACACGGGGCGAAGGCATGCCCAAGGAGTACTACTGGGCACAACAGACCCTTTCGCGTACACCGGTCGATTCCCCCATGCATCAAGAGGCGCTGACGGTCCTCAAACAGATTGAACGTGAACAACTCAAGCAACGACAGAAAACCATAGCTCCCCCAGACCAGGACGTATCCCTAGAAAACGCCCGAGGCACGCAGGCGAACCAGGCAATCGCGCCAACCAGTAGCTCCTTGGACTGA
- a CDS encoding tyrosine recombinase, with translation MLTRLGFVDAFAELPSAPLVDEFLVFLAVMGERSELTVVAYRADLVRLLRHLAATNTSLLDATQRDVDDFLAAYQQATSARSAARAASAIRGLYSYLITSEYLTRDPTEGIRLHNTIPSLPKALSIAETEMLLESVAIEDALGSRDRAMLEVLYASGMRISELIGLNVEDLREDSFWLTVSGKGAKERLVPIPPIAASQLTRYLERYRSQLLGSHRDQAAVFVNRHGARLTRQGAWFALKQRAQAVGLDHKFSPHTLRHSCATHLVEAGADLRVVQELLGHASVATTEIYTKVSVAHLTKVYQTYHPRATL, from the coding sequence ATGCTGACTCGCCTGGGGTTCGTGGACGCTTTCGCTGAGCTACCAAGTGCTCCGCTTGTCGATGAGTTTTTGGTGTTTCTCGCCGTCATGGGGGAACGCAGTGAACTCACGGTGGTGGCGTATCGCGCTGATCTGGTGCGGTTGCTCCGTCATCTCGCTGCGACCAATACATCGTTGCTGGACGCGACTCAACGAGATGTTGACGATTTTCTCGCTGCCTATCAACAGGCGACATCCGCTCGCAGCGCCGCGAGGGCTGCTTCGGCTATTCGAGGGCTCTATAGCTATCTGATCACCTCTGAGTACCTCACTCGGGATCCAACGGAGGGTATTCGCCTGCACAACACCATACCGTCGCTGCCAAAGGCGCTCTCGATTGCTGAGACCGAGATGCTACTCGAGAGCGTCGCGATTGAGGACGCGCTTGGATCAAGGGATCGGGCCATGCTCGAGGTGTTGTACGCCTCTGGGATGCGCATCTCGGAACTGATCGGACTCAATGTTGAGGACCTGCGAGAGGATTCCTTTTGGCTCACTGTCTCTGGAAAGGGCGCCAAGGAGAGGCTGGTCCCAATACCACCGATTGCCGCGAGCCAGCTCACTCGCTATCTCGAGCGATATCGAAGCCAACTTCTCGGGTCTCATCGCGACCAAGCAGCGGTGTTTGTGAATCGTCACGGGGCTCGCCTCACTCGCCAAGGCGCCTGGTTCGCACTTAAGCAACGTGCCCAAGCGGTAGGCCTCGACCACAAGTTCTCGCCACACACCCTACGGCATTCGTGTGCGACGCACCTCGTCGAGGCTGGTGCTGATCTACGCGTGGTGCAGGAGCTCCTGGGGCACGCCTCTGTCGCGACGACAGAGATCTATACCAAAGTCTCCGTTGCCCATCTCACCAAGGTTTACCAAACGTATCACCCTCGGGCCACGTTATAG
- a CDS encoding NUDIX hydrolase, with the protein MAFAKTGEQIVATNGFLTMVEKAFLSGGAQYRRTIIAHPGAVVIVPIVDGTRVVVVRQFRPSVEEYLIELPAGKRDVPDEGILVTAERELQEECGLQAQHLSTIGSFLNSPGFTDEMTHVVLAVGLSEAPQAPQSVEEEDMEVRAVPIGPAGDFSALLGFTDGKSIIGIALAKLYLMSHQEELSAYADSPGVRGRFR; encoded by the coding sequence ATGGCGTTTGCCAAGACTGGTGAGCAGATCGTAGCGACCAATGGTTTTCTCACCATGGTGGAAAAGGCATTTCTCAGTGGTGGTGCGCAGTATCGGCGCACGATTATTGCGCATCCAGGAGCGGTCGTCATCGTCCCGATCGTCGATGGCACGCGCGTCGTGGTGGTTCGCCAGTTTCGGCCATCTGTCGAGGAGTATCTTATCGAGTTGCCTGCTGGCAAGCGTGACGTTCCTGATGAGGGTATTCTGGTCACGGCCGAGCGAGAACTCCAGGAAGAGTGTGGACTGCAGGCCCAGCACCTGTCTACGATTGGTTCCTTTCTCAACTCTCCCGGATTCACGGATGAGATGACCCACGTGGTGTTGGCCGTAGGACTCTCGGAGGCGCCACAGGCACCGCAATCGGTTGAAGAGGAAGACATGGAGGTGCGCGCAGTTCCTATCGGCCCCGCTGGTGACTTCTCAGCCCTTCTTGGGTTTACTGACGGCAAATCGATCATCGGCATTGCCTTGGCCAAGCTCTACCTCATGTCGCACCAAGAGGAACTGTCGGCGTATGCTGACTCGCCTGGGGTTCGTGGACGCTTTCGCTGA
- a CDS encoding CTP synthase: MTKHIFVTGGVASSLGKGITASSIGRLLKARGLRVTMQKLDPYINVDPGTMNPFEHGEVFVTADGAETDLDLGHYERFVDIQLRRGSSVTTGAIYKTVIERERHGDYLGKTVQVIPHITDEIKTRIQALATDDIDVVITEIGGTVGDIEILPFLEAIRQLRNEIGRDHACFVHLTLVPHIGPSQEEKTKPTQHSVAELRSRGIQPDIIVCRSDRPMSAGVRQKISMFCDVPVRGVVTAIDTDNLLAVPLVLHDQQLDDYIVELLHLDGVAEPELGEWSDLACRSSAPLRDVRIGIIGKYVDHADAYLSVVEALRHGGLRHDAKVLVEWISAEEVTPMMADSFFDGVDGVVIPGGFGPRGIEGKITAAMVTRERGIPCLGICLGLQVMVVEVARHLGAMPDAHSTEFDSGTTYPVIDLMDDQRDLTDLGGTMRLGTYPARLEPGTLVHELYNSEVVYERHRHRFEVNQRFHGRLLSAGINLSGFSPDGRLVEFIEMPGHPFWVGTQAHPEFQSRPNRPHPLFVGLIGAALEFAKDH; this comes from the coding sequence TTGACTAAGCATATTTTTGTCACTGGCGGTGTCGCGAGTTCGCTGGGTAAGGGCATTACGGCATCGTCGATCGGTCGTCTACTCAAGGCACGCGGCCTTCGTGTCACGATGCAAAAACTCGATCCCTACATCAACGTTGATCCCGGCACCATGAACCCCTTCGAACACGGTGAGGTTTTTGTGACCGCTGATGGTGCAGAGACAGACTTAGATCTCGGACACTATGAACGTTTTGTAGATATTCAACTCCGTCGAGGATCGTCGGTGACGACGGGAGCGATCTACAAGACAGTCATCGAACGAGAACGCCATGGCGATTATTTAGGCAAGACCGTCCAAGTGATTCCCCACATCACTGATGAGATCAAGACGCGGATCCAAGCCCTTGCTACCGACGATATCGATGTCGTGATTACCGAGATCGGCGGCACCGTTGGGGATATCGAGATTCTTCCCTTTCTCGAGGCGATCCGTCAGCTACGCAACGAGATTGGGCGCGATCATGCGTGCTTTGTGCATCTCACCCTGGTTCCACACATCGGTCCATCCCAGGAGGAGAAGACGAAGCCGACGCAACACTCGGTGGCGGAGCTCCGATCCCGAGGAATTCAACCAGATATCATCGTGTGTCGATCAGACCGTCCGATGTCGGCAGGCGTACGGCAGAAAATTTCGATGTTCTGCGATGTGCCAGTGCGGGGGGTCGTCACGGCGATCGATACCGATAACCTGCTGGCGGTTCCACTGGTCCTCCATGACCAGCAGCTTGATGACTATATCGTAGAGCTGCTCCATCTTGATGGAGTAGCCGAACCAGAGCTTGGGGAGTGGTCAGATCTTGCTTGCCGGTCATCTGCTCCGCTTCGAGATGTGCGGATCGGCATTATTGGGAAGTATGTCGACCATGCAGATGCGTACCTCTCTGTCGTTGAGGCGCTTCGACACGGCGGTCTTCGTCATGATGCCAAGGTACTTGTGGAGTGGATCTCGGCAGAAGAGGTGACTCCAATGATGGCGGATTCGTTCTTTGACGGAGTGGATGGTGTGGTGATCCCTGGTGGCTTTGGACCACGTGGAATTGAAGGAAAAATCACCGCTGCCATGGTCACGAGAGAGCGAGGTATCCCGTGTCTCGGGATCTGCCTTGGACTCCAGGTGATGGTGGTGGAGGTGGCGCGACATCTTGGTGCAATGCCCGACGCTCACTCGACCGAGTTCGATAGTGGCACCACCTATCCGGTGATCGATCTCATGGACGACCAACGAGATCTCACTGATCTGGGTGGTACCATGCGATTGGGTACGTATCCAGCTCGCCTAGAGCCTGGTACGTTAGTGCATGAACTGTACAACTCTGAGGTGGTCTACGAGCGGCACCGACACCGCTTCGAGGTGAATCAGCGCTTCCATGGTCGACTATTGAGTGCGGGTATCAATCTCTCCGGCTTTTCTCCGGATGGACGCCTGGTCGAATTTATCGAAATGCCGGGTCATCCATTTTGGGTTGGGACCCAGGCGCATCCGGAATTCCAATCACGACCGAACCGTCCGCACCCACTCTTCGTCGGCCTGATCGGTGCTGCACTCGAGTTCGCCAAGGATCATTGA
- a CDS encoding AAA family ATPase, whose product MLDSLVVENLGVIEYAELEFEAGLVVITGETGAGKTLLTTALGLLLGARGSPELIGPYGESARIAAQLTEREGQVLLRRELTMAGRNRVRIDREAVTLGELGERIAHEVEIFGQHLAATLTQPLAQLRILDRFGAIDDTELRELRARSSRLQAELSEIRERGGERLRRLEFLAFELALLRDAKLEDPEEDTKVEAEIARLASTRDRQQLLSALHDLLVGDGGLSDQLAALHGQAKELMPTIGNRLDAFLDEIDDLAHESRNALEGEFEDPIALAELEERLGVLVAMKRRFGSTLAEVLRVESELAVEYAHLEDATQSETAIVAELAALAPQIDEALTQLRILRQQAASELVHQVKDLLAEVALGSAQFAISFDDPDEILPTFLFTANPGIPLMPLGKVASGGELSRLMLAIAQIAGASTPTLVFDEIDAGIGGATGLRIAQVLRSMAEDHQVLVVTHLAQIAAAANQHIVVTKSTTADRVMTSLHVVRGPQRVEEIARMLSGHASSPQALDHASDLIARFSGESHVY is encoded by the coding sequence ATGCTTGATTCCCTGGTAGTCGAGAATCTTGGGGTGATTGAGTACGCGGAACTTGAGTTCGAAGCGGGACTCGTCGTCATTACTGGCGAGACAGGAGCGGGCAAAACCTTGCTCACGACTGCACTTGGTCTCTTGTTGGGGGCGCGTGGCTCTCCCGAGCTGATTGGCCCCTACGGAGAAAGCGCGCGCATCGCTGCTCAGCTGACCGAGCGTGAGGGACAGGTGCTGTTGCGGCGTGAGCTGACAATGGCGGGGAGAAATCGAGTCCGTATCGATCGCGAGGCGGTGACGCTGGGCGAATTGGGCGAGCGCATAGCGCACGAAGTCGAGATCTTCGGACAACATCTCGCCGCGACTTTAACCCAACCGTTGGCCCAACTTCGCATCCTTGATCGTTTTGGTGCCATCGACGACACGGAGCTACGGGAGCTTCGAGCTCGCTCATCCAGACTCCAGGCCGAGCTCTCGGAGATCCGGGAACGTGGCGGTGAGCGTCTACGCCGCCTCGAATTTCTCGCGTTTGAACTGGCTCTCCTTCGCGATGCCAAGCTTGAGGATCCCGAGGAGGACACCAAAGTCGAGGCGGAGATTGCCCGGCTTGCCTCAACGCGCGACCGACAGCAGCTGCTCTCGGCCCTGCATGATCTCCTCGTTGGGGATGGGGGTTTGAGTGACCAGCTTGCTGCTTTGCATGGTCAGGCCAAGGAGTTGATGCCAACGATCGGCAACCGCCTTGATGCGTTCTTGGATGAGATCGATGACCTTGCTCACGAAAGTCGCAACGCCCTAGAAGGAGAGTTCGAGGATCCGATCGCGCTTGCGGAGCTTGAGGAACGTCTTGGCGTCCTCGTAGCTATGAAACGCCGCTTTGGTTCCACGTTGGCAGAGGTCCTTCGAGTCGAATCGGAGCTCGCGGTGGAGTATGCGCACCTCGAAGATGCCACGCAGTCTGAGACGGCAATCGTTGCTGAGCTGGCAGCGCTCGCACCACAGATCGATGAGGCGCTTACGCAGCTACGGATCCTACGTCAACAGGCTGCAAGTGAGTTAGTGCACCAGGTCAAGGATCTGCTTGCTGAGGTCGCGCTTGGGAGTGCGCAATTTGCGATCAGCTTTGACGATCCCGATGAGATTCTTCCGACCTTTCTGTTCACCGCTAACCCTGGCATTCCCCTGATGCCACTTGGCAAAGTTGCCTCGGGTGGAGAACTCTCGCGTCTGATGCTTGCTATCGCGCAGATTGCGGGAGCATCAACGCCGACGCTTGTCTTTGATGAGATTGACGCTGGCATCGGTGGTGCGACCGGTCTACGCATCGCCCAGGTACTGCGATCGATGGCCGAGGATCACCAGGTGTTGGTGGTGACCCATCTTGCCCAGATCGCGGCAGCGGCGAACCAACATATCGTGGTCACAAAGTCGACCACCGCCGATCGAGTGATGACCTCACTCCACGTTGTACGTGGCCCGCAACGGGTAGAGGAGATCGCCCGCATGCTCTCTGGTCATGCCAGCTCTCCGCAGGCACTCGACCACGCAAGCGACTTGATCGCACGCTTTTCGGGCGAATCGCACGTATACTGA
- a CDS encoding NAD(+)/NADH kinase — protein sequence MKTLGFVLHPAHAQSSSLFLEAKSYLATHGCESTQLLAAETAQPELGRTESEPWTRPEPSVDAVVSIGGDGTMLRAMACAHRQGVPALGINLGQLGYLTEVEPSEMIDALASIISGEFTVEERLALCAEFQVDEQVRQIISFNEVVVEREVSGHVIRGDVLLGGKTFLRYEADGLIIATPTGSTAYNLSARGPIIAPSLRAIILTPLSPHMLFDRSLVLDSDQRIDFHLARGPNASVMVDGQVVHSLAPLDAVSIYAHPAPVQLIRVVDVPFYDIVKRKFRLNHSESIPDA from the coding sequence ATGAAGACCTTGGGATTTGTGCTACACCCCGCCCATGCTCAAAGTAGCAGCCTCTTTCTTGAGGCCAAGAGCTATCTCGCGACCCATGGTTGTGAGAGCACACAACTCTTGGCGGCCGAAACTGCACAACCCGAGCTTGGCCGAACGGAGTCAGAGCCGTGGACAAGACCCGAACCGAGCGTCGATGCGGTGGTCAGCATCGGTGGGGATGGCACCATGTTGCGTGCGATGGCCTGTGCTCATCGCCAAGGTGTGCCCGCGCTCGGAATCAATCTCGGCCAGCTTGGCTACCTTACTGAGGTTGAGCCGAGCGAGATGATTGACGCGTTGGCCTCGATCATCTCGGGAGAGTTCACGGTCGAGGAACGCCTTGCCCTCTGTGCCGAATTTCAAGTTGATGAGCAGGTTCGTCAGATCATCTCCTTTAATGAGGTGGTCGTTGAGCGGGAGGTCTCCGGTCACGTCATCCGCGGCGATGTCCTCCTTGGCGGTAAAACGTTCTTGCGCTACGAAGCGGATGGCCTCATCATTGCGACGCCCACTGGTTCGACCGCTTATAACTTATCCGCCCGTGGACCCATCATCGCACCGAGTCTGCGCGCCATCATTCTCACACCGCTCTCGCCCCACATGCTCTTCGATCGTTCACTCGTACTCGATAGCGATCAGCGTATTGATTTCCATCTCGCTCGAGGACCCAATGCATCGGTGATGGTCGATGGGCAGGTCGTTCACTCACTTGCGCCGCTTGATGCCGTTTCTATCTATGCCCATCCTGCGCCGGTACAACTCATTCGTGTCGTCGATGTACCCTTCTACGATATTGTGAAGCGGAAGTTTCGACTCAATCACTCCGAAAGTATCCCCGATGCTTGA
- a CDS encoding TlyA family RNA methyltransferase, translating to MVIRQRLDVVLQRRGLVRSRAQADLLIGDGQILVNGSLATKASRLVATSDAIEVLGSADWHPRGYDKLAGALEDCRVVTTNKVCLDVGSSTGGFVKALLDTGAASVVAVDVGTAQLDAQLQHDARVTSYEQTDIRTFAWPLATAPELITVDVSFISIRHIIDALCSLSSPGTELLILIKPQFEVDRRIAAKAKGVVTDLTIHAEVLRAMLVDLGEHGLVVTQLVRSRRKGSKGNQEYFAYVATPTPPSMPAVEDLIADALVRN from the coding sequence TTGGTAATCCGACAACGTCTTGATGTCGTCTTGCAGCGTCGGGGCTTAGTGCGTTCGCGCGCACAGGCCGACCTTCTAATCGGTGATGGGCAGATCCTCGTGAATGGCTCCCTGGCGACCAAGGCTTCACGGCTTGTAGCCACCTCCGACGCCATTGAGGTCCTTGGTTCGGCCGACTGGCATCCTCGTGGGTATGACAAGCTCGCTGGAGCCTTGGAGGATTGTAGGGTAGTCACGACCAACAAGGTGTGTCTTGATGTGGGCTCATCGACTGGGGGTTTTGTGAAGGCACTACTCGACACCGGCGCGGCGTCGGTGGTGGCGGTCGATGTGGGTACTGCACAACTCGATGCACAACTGCAGCATGATGCGAGGGTTACCAGCTATGAACAAACGGATATACGTACCTTTGCTTGGCCGTTGGCGACCGCTCCCGAGCTCATCACGGTCGATGTGTCCTTCATATCCATTCGTCACATCATCGACGCGCTTTGCTCCCTGTCGAGCCCCGGTACCGAGCTGCTCATCCTGATCAAACCACAGTTTGAGGTAGACCGACGGATCGCCGCCAAAGCTAAGGGTGTGGTCACTGACCTCACGATCCATGCTGAGGTATTGCGGGCGATGCTGGTGGACCTTGGCGAGCACGGCTTGGTCGTTACCCAGTTGGTACGGTCCAGGAGAAAGGGGTCGAAGGGCAACCAGGAGTACTTCGCGTACGTAGCGACCCCCACCCCGCCGTCGATGCCAGCGGTCGAAGACCTTATCGCTGATGCACTGGTAAGGAACTAG
- a CDS encoding enoyl-CoA hydratase-related protein → MTNKPRQHVTVQAEGDFLVITMNRPSKRNALSLAHMEELTEAFEEARASDARGVVLAGNGPVFSAGHDFSEMAGQDYAYMHRLLEACTRLMLTIIGTPQPVVARVHGLATAAGAQLVATCDLAIASSNAGFAAPGGKGGWFCHTPMVAIGHTIGRKRAAEMALTGDTIDAPTALSWGLINRVVEPDELDRATFDLLDRASRGSRYSKALGKSTLYRQLDLPVVDAYSVAIAAMAGASQTHDAQEGMAAFLEKRPPKWTDS, encoded by the coding sequence ATGACAAACAAGCCACGCCAACATGTTACCGTCCAGGCTGAGGGTGATTTTCTGGTTATCACGATGAATCGACCATCAAAGCGCAATGCTCTCTCGCTTGCGCACATGGAGGAGCTCACGGAGGCCTTTGAGGAGGCACGAGCCTCCGACGCTCGCGGTGTGGTGTTGGCGGGGAATGGACCAGTCTTCTCTGCCGGTCATGACTTCTCTGAGATGGCGGGTCAAGATTATGCCTACATGCACCGGTTGTTAGAGGCCTGTACTCGGTTGATGCTCACCATTATCGGCACGCCGCAGCCGGTGGTGGCCCGCGTCCACGGACTTGCCACGGCGGCGGGAGCGCAGCTGGTGGCTACCTGTGATCTTGCAATCGCATCGTCGAATGCAGGCTTTGCTGCACCTGGCGGCAAGGGCGGCTGGTTCTGTCACACCCCGATGGTAGCAATCGGTCACACCATCGGCCGTAAACGGGCGGCTGAGATGGCCTTAACCGGCGACACAATCGATGCCCCAACTGCTCTTTCGTGGGGTTTGATCAACCGTGTGGTGGAACCCGATGAGCTAGACCGGGCCACCTTTGACCTGCTCGATCGTGCGAGCAGAGGCTCTCGGTACTCGAAGGCTCTTGGGAAAAGTACCCTCTATCGACAGCTCGACCTTCCTGTCGTCGATGCCTACTCCGTCGCTATCGCCGCGATGGCAGGTGCGTCCCAGACGCACGATGCGCAGGAGGGTATGGCGGCTTTTCTTGAAAAGCGTCCTCCAAAATGGACCGATTCTTAG
- a CDS encoding phosphatase PAP2 family protein, giving the protein MTGFTCADRRVPSALDLTITEIRSWVRAIFGSSNGFNMAGHGFVGVSHSQLLTWCNRTRQATPRSHADYRVSVIASTPNSHDPYRFFTNTDQHVIDAFAQLHGRWPRLDRMATYLAANAPEIYALGFIAAWYGLKPTNLETRTAIIRSVLTGAASVMGARLIAQLAPRTRPFASPNPAISSLVDHRPSQSFPSTHSAGSVGFVAGLGAHPTALACLFRPLTLGVLGSRIYSGLHWPSDVAAGALVGAGCAAALRAPTHRRWQRWLTQEIADLTPWLG; this is encoded by the coding sequence ATGACGGGTTTCACCTGCGCAGACCGCCGGGTGCCAAGCGCTCTGGATCTCACCATCACCGAAATCCGTAGCTGGGTACGAGCCATTTTTGGGTCATCAAACGGGTTCAATATGGCCGGTCATGGGTTCGTGGGCGTCAGTCATTCCCAACTCCTGACTTGGTGCAATCGGACGCGGCAAGCGACACCGAGGTCCCATGCTGATTATCGTGTTAGCGTGATCGCATCCACTCCCAACTCGCACGACCCCTATCGGTTCTTCACCAACACCGATCAACATGTTATCGATGCGTTTGCGCAGCTCCATGGCAGGTGGCCACGTCTCGATCGAATGGCGACGTATTTAGCAGCAAATGCTCCCGAGATCTACGCCCTTGGCTTCATCGCTGCCTGGTATGGGCTCAAACCTACGAATTTAGAGACGCGGACGGCGATCATCCGCTCGGTCCTCACCGGTGCCGCGAGCGTCATGGGTGCGCGCCTCATCGCACAACTAGCCCCTAGAACGCGTCCCTTTGCATCGCCCAACCCGGCAATCTCGAGCCTGGTCGACCATCGTCCCTCTCAGTCGTTCCCCTCTACACACTCAGCAGGATCGGTAGGTTTTGTTGCGGGGCTTGGAGCTCATCCAACTGCGTTAGCATGCCTGTTTCGCCCACTCACGCTTGGTGTGCTTGGCTCACGAATCTACTCCGGCCTCCACTGGCCGAGCGATGTCGCCGCTGGTGCACTTGTAGGCGCTGGTTGCGCAGCGGCGCTGCGGGCCCCGACCCATCGGCGTTGGCAGCGGTGGCTGACCCAAGAGATCGCCGATCTCACGCCATGGCTCGGCTGA